A portion of the Fulvia fulva chromosome 1, complete sequence genome contains these proteins:
- a CDS encoding Chromobox 5 has product MPSAVSDDESDIDIPDAIPAKKTTKADPVAEEEDDDAEEEGEDEYVVEKILKHKFVRGQTHYQVKWFGYDNDEDLTWEPKENLETAPEILEAYHQKVGGTPEPPNKKGGPAGKRKSEALDSPAPKKGRKSQTNGSAEWEPPLGSWEDHVTRVAAIVEDDVEPGVIKKGKTEPKDLSGLLEWDNGRKTQHNMQLLRTKCPQRLLDYYESHLLEPKLEQLADLDF; this is encoded by the exons ATGCCTT CTGCTGTTTCCGATGACGAGTCCGACATCGATATTCCAGATGCCATACCAGCGAAGAAGACAACCAAGGCCGACCCAGTGGCAGAGGAGGAGGATGATGATGCTGAAGAAGAGGGCGAGGACGAATATGTCGTTGAGAAGATCCTCAAGCACAAGTTCGTGAGAGGTCAAACACACTACCAAGTCAAGTGGTTCGGCTACGACAACGATGAGGATCTCACATGGGAGCCCAAGGAAAACCT CGAGACTGCGCCAGAGATCTTAGAGGCGTATCACCAGAAAGTTGGCGGCACCCCCGAGCCTCCGAACAAGAAAGGAGGACCAGCAGGCAAGAGAAAGTCTGAAGCATTGGACTCGCCTGCACCGAAGAAGGGTCGGAAAAGTCAGACCAACGGCTCCGCAGAATGGGAACCGCCACTTGGTTCATGGGAAGACCACGTTACGCGTGTTGCTGCAATCGTCGAAGATGACGTTGAGCCCGGCGTGATCAAAAAAGGCAAAACCGAGCCCAAGGACTTGAGCGGTCTCCTGGAGTGGGACAATGGTCGCAAAACTCAGCACAATATGCAGCTCTTGAGGACAAAATGCCCTCAACGACTGCTCGATTACTACGAGTCTCATCT ACTAGAGCCCAAGCTGGAGCAATTGGCTGACTTGGATTTTTAG
- a CDS encoding T-complex protein 1 subunit epsilon, producing the protein MAAGPMQLDLSNAQITQDESGRPFIIVRDQGKKQRTHGTDAVKQHIQAARTITSIVKSSLGPRGLDKILISPDGDITVTNDGATILGQMEIKDHIAKLLVSLSQSQDAEIGDGTTGVVVLAGALLEQASELIDKGIHPIRIADGYDAACDVAVRELDQIADVIDFTKEKTENLFKVAKTSLGSKIVSKTHDQFAQMAVDAVLSVADLERKDVDFELIKVDGKVGGALEDSLLVKGVIVDKDFSHPQMPSEVRDAKLAILTCAFEPPKPKTKHKLDITSVAEFKELQKYEQAKFTEMIQQIKDTGANVVICQWGFDDEANHLLLTNELPAVRWVGGPEIELIAIATNGRIVPRFEDLSAQKLGKAGVVREMSFGTTREKMLVIEECANSRAVTAFIRGSNKMIIDEAKRSLHDALCVVRNLVKDNRIVYGGGSAEIACSLAVEKEASQTPGLEQYSMRAFADALDAVPMALAENSGLSPIETLSELKARQAKGEGRGRLGVDCMQTGSNDMKQHFVIDPLISKRQQLLLATQLCRMVLKINNVIVAGSDDNDF; encoded by the exons ATGGCTGCAGGTCCTATGC AGCTCGATCTGAGCAACG CTCAGATCACCCAAGACGAGTCCGGCAGACCCTTCATTATCGTCCGTGACCAAGGCAAGAAGCAGCGGACGCATGGGACGGATGCTGTGAAGCAGCACATCCAAGCCGCACGAACCATCACTTCGATCGTCAAGAGCTCGCTGGGCCCACGAGGTCTCGACAAAATCCTCATATCACCCGATGGCGACATCACAGTGACGAACGATGGAGCGACCATTCTCGGACAGATGGAGATCAAGGATCACATTGCAAAACTCCTGGTGTCACTCTCGCAGTCACAAGATGCGGAGATCGGAGACGGTACAACAGGTGTCGTCGTTCTGGCCGGCGCGCTTCTTGAACAAGCCTCAGAACTCATTGACAAGGGCATTCACCCGATCCGGATTGCAGACGGCTACGATGCGGCATGCGATGTCGCAGTGCGGGAGCTCGACCAGATCGCAGACGTTATTGACTTCACCAAGGAGAAGACAGAGAACCTCTTCAAGGTGGCCAAGACATCACTGGGAAGCAAGATCGTCTCGAAGACACATGACCAGTTCGCGCAGATGGCAGTGGATGCTGTACTTTCCGTCGCCGATCTGGAGAGGAAGGATGTGGACTTTGAGTTGATCAAGGTCGACGGCAAGGTCGGAGGTGCTCTGGAAGACTCGTTACTGGTCAAGGGTGTCATAGTTGACAAGGACTTCTCACACCCTCAAATGCCTTCTGAGGTACGCGACGCAAAGCTTGCCATCTTGACTTGCGCATTTGAGCCACCGAAGCCAAAGACCAAGCACAAGCTCGACATCACCAGCGTCGCAGAGTTCAAGGAGCTACAAAAGTACGAGCAGGCCAAGTTCACCGAGATGATCCAGCAGATCAAGGATACCGGTGCCAACGTCGTCATCTGCCAGTGGGGGTTTGACGACGAAGCAAATCACTTACTCCTCACCAACGAGCTACCTGCTGTGCGATGGGTTGGAGGTCCAGAAATTGAGCTCATCGCCATTGCCACAAACGGTCGCATTGTGCCTCGATTTGAGGACCTAAGTGCACAAAAACTTGGCAAGGCCGGCGTGGTGCGCGAGATGTCCTTTGGCACAACAAGAGAAAAGATGCTGGTCATTGAAGAGTGCGCCAACTCGCGAGCGGTTACTGCCTTCATCCGTGGCAGCAACAAGATGATCATCGACGAGGCCAAGCGATCACTACACGACGCACTTTGTGTCGTTCGCAACTTGGTTAAGGACAACCGAATTGTATATGGTGGCGGCTCTGCCGAGATCGCATGCTCTTTAGCTGTCGAGAAGGAAGCGTCACAGACACCTGGTCTGGAGCAGTACAGTATGCGTGCCTTCGCCGATGCGTTGGATGCTGTACCCATGGCACTCGCAGAGAACAGCGGTCTCAGTCCTATCGAGACATTATCGGAGCTCAAAGCGCGACAAGCGAAGGGCGAGGGTCGAGGCCGTCTTGGTGTCGACTGCATGCAGACCGGTTCCAACGACATGAAGCAGCACTTTGTGATCGACCCCTTGATCTCCAAGAGACAACAACTTCTTCTGGCGACCCAGCTATGCCGCATGGTACTCAAGATCAACAATGTAATTGTCGCTGGTAGCGATGACAACGACTTCTAG